The Phycisphaerales bacterium AB-hyl4 genome contains a region encoding:
- the hslV gene encoding ATP-dependent protease subunit HslV, which produces MPPTFHATTVLCVRRGSDVAIAGDGQVTMQHTVAKADAVKVRKLDSLGVDKAGVLVGFAGAAADAFALLERFEGHLKDSPANIKKAAVELAKQWRTDRAMRRLESLLVVADRGTSLLVSGTGDVIEPSDGILAIGSGGDYATAAARALVNHTDQSPEQVCNNAMHIAGELCIYSNTNITVVTL; this is translated from the coding sequence ATGCCACCAACCTTCCACGCCACGACCGTCCTCTGCGTCCGCCGCGGCTCCGACGTCGCCATCGCCGGCGACGGCCAGGTCACCATGCAGCACACCGTCGCCAAGGCCGACGCCGTCAAGGTCCGCAAGCTCGACAGCCTCGGCGTCGACAAAGCCGGCGTCCTCGTCGGCTTCGCCGGCGCCGCCGCCGACGCGTTCGCCCTGCTCGAACGTTTCGAAGGTCATCTGAAAGATTCGCCCGCCAACATCAAAAAGGCCGCCGTCGAGCTCGCCAAGCAGTGGCGTACTGACCGGGCGATGCGTCGGCTGGAAAGCCTGCTCGTCGTCGCCGACCGCGGCACGAGCCTGCTCGTCTCCGGCACGGGCGATGTCATCGAACCCAGCGACGGCATCCTCGCCATCGGCTCCGGCGGCGACTACGCCACCGCCGCCGCCCGCGCCCTGGTCAACCACACCGACCAGTCCCCCGAGCAGGTCTGCAACAACGCCATGCACATCGCCGGCGAGCTGTGCATCTACTCAAACACAAACATCACCGTCGTCACCCTCTAA
- a CDS encoding Gfo/Idh/MocA family protein, with protein MTEREIRVGIVGCGQIALRSHAPGFVRVPSVRIAAVMDPDAKRAEALRESVAPEAKVFTDYEAMLDSGLDAVSICTPNHLHCSMTLSALGRGLHVLCEKPIAGTLADADRMLAAATEAGRVLQINQSLRYHRLYATMAALVQQGRVGEVQHVRCIRAGSSPPNKGWSPGADWFVSKAAQGGLLLDIGIHMVDVIRWVAGDIVSVQGDVNARTPGMEVPDNVRALMRHADGATSVLELSWTFPAGASGFEIHGTKGKLQVVPGDPSLELTTFDEQGERVVSHPELIDDPADSYASFARAIHGEIESVTPGELGRDALAICQAIADSSEQGQRVALPTYCYQQTVGA; from the coding sequence CATGCGCCGGGGTTTGTCCGTGTGCCGAGCGTGCGGATTGCGGCGGTGATGGACCCGGACGCGAAGCGGGCGGAGGCGTTGCGCGAGTCGGTTGCGCCCGAAGCGAAGGTGTTTACGGATTATGAAGCGATGCTGGACAGCGGGCTGGACGCGGTGTCGATTTGCACGCCGAACCATCTGCATTGTTCGATGACGCTGTCGGCGTTGGGCCGCGGGTTGCACGTGCTTTGCGAGAAGCCGATCGCGGGCACGCTGGCGGATGCGGATCGGATGCTGGCGGCGGCGACGGAGGCGGGGCGGGTGCTGCAGATCAATCAGTCGCTGCGCTACCATCGGCTGTATGCGACGATGGCGGCGCTGGTGCAGCAGGGGCGCGTGGGTGAGGTGCAGCATGTTCGTTGCATCCGTGCGGGGAGCAGCCCGCCGAACAAGGGGTGGTCGCCCGGTGCGGACTGGTTTGTGTCGAAGGCGGCGCAGGGCGGGCTGCTGCTGGACATCGGCATTCACATGGTGGATGTGATTCGCTGGGTGGCGGGGGATATTGTCAGCGTGCAGGGGGATGTGAACGCGCGTACGCCGGGCATGGAAGTGCCGGACAACGTCCGGGCGCTGATGCGACACGCGGACGGGGCCACGAGTGTGTTGGAACTGAGCTGGACGTTCCCGGCAGGGGCGAGCGGGTTTGAGATTCATGGCACGAAGGGCAAGTTGCAGGTCGTGCCCGGCGATCCGAGCCTGGAGTTGACCACGTTTGACGAGCAGGGCGAGCGGGTCGTGTCGCATCCGGAATTGATTGACGATCCGGCGGACAGCTATGCGAGCTTTGCCCGTGCGATTCATGGCGAGATTGAATCGGTGACGCCGGGCGAACTGGGTCGCGATGCGCTGGCGATCTGCCAGGCGATCGCGGACAGCAGCGAGCAGGGCCAGCGTGTGGCGTTGCCGACGTACTGCTATCAGCAGACGGTCGGTGCGTGA